In the Staphylococcus condimenti genome, one interval contains:
- a CDS encoding SDR family oxidoreductase produces the protein MALQDPRKKFTDKDFPKQEQPWPGLQKDMEPKPDCGEESYVGHGRLEGLKMLVTGGDSAIGRAVAIAYAREGASVVINYHPKEEDDAQDVKRVIEDKGGTVYLLPGDITDEDFNYELVEFANDRLGGLDNVTLVAGYQQYHEKFEDFKTEDFTNTFQTNVYPIFWTVQKALEYLQPGATITTTTSIQGYDPNPLLHDYAATKAAIVSLTKSLAKELIERGIRVNSVAPGPFWSPLQISGGQPQDKIPEFGQHSMMGRSGQPVELASTYVLLASDESSYTTGQVYGVTGGKQIN, from the coding sequence ATGGCACTTCAAGATCCACGTAAAAAATTTACAGATAAAGATTTTCCAAAACAAGAACAACCTTGGCCAGGACTTCAAAAAGATATGGAGCCTAAACCAGATTGCGGTGAGGAATCTTATGTAGGACATGGTCGTTTAGAAGGTTTGAAAATGTTAGTAACAGGTGGTGACTCAGCAATTGGACGTGCTGTCGCAATTGCATATGCAAGAGAAGGCGCATCTGTTGTAATTAACTATCATCCAAAAGAAGAAGACGATGCACAAGATGTGAAACGTGTTATCGAAGATAAAGGCGGTACTGTTTATTTACTGCCAGGTGATATTACGGATGAAGACTTTAACTATGAACTTGTAGAATTTGCTAATGATCGACTAGGCGGATTAGATAATGTCACATTAGTTGCAGGTTATCAGCAATATCATGAAAAATTTGAAGATTTTAAAACAGAAGACTTTACAAACACTTTCCAAACTAATGTTTATCCTATTTTCTGGACAGTACAAAAAGCTTTAGAATATTTACAACCAGGCGCTACAATTACAACAACAACGTCTATTCAAGGCTATGATCCTAATCCATTATTGCATGACTATGCAGCAACAAAAGCAGCGATTGTTTCATTAACAAAAAGTCTTGCGAAAGAATTAATCGAAAGAGGCATCCGTGTTAATTCAGTTGCACCAGGTCCATTCTGGTCACCTCTGCAAATTTCAGGCGGACAACCTCAAGATAAAATTCCAGAATTCGGTCAACACTCAATGATGGGACGTTCTGGACAACCTGTTGAATTAGCCAGCACGTATGTACTTTTAGCTTCAGATGAATCAAGTTATACTACTGGACAAGTGTATGGTGTGACAGGCGGCAAACAAATTAACTAA
- the hutG gene encoding formimidoylglutamase: protein MYKQANPDLWQGRIDSETDESQFRHFQTIELKDINETKVDKKAGTGILGYAVDKGVELNNGRVGAQEGPDAVRKAFGNLSVLTPCPVYDYGNVYHDHDHLIDTQEEYADLAAKMFQNHNYSFLVGGGHDIAYAQYLAMRKAYPDSSIGVINIDAHFDTRKADSSTSGTSFRQILESDDNADYFVLGIQSASNTKSLFDYADERGIEYVTADEILHEISPTIKDKIDHFINRHDVIMFTICMDVVDSAFAPGVSAPAVNGLTPHIILELSRRVVGHPKLVSISVAETNPLYDMDNRTAKLVALFLHNFIH from the coding sequence ATGTATAAACAAGCCAACCCAGATTTATGGCAAGGTAGAATTGATAGTGAAACGGATGAGTCGCAATTTCGACACTTCCAAACAATTGAATTGAAGGACATCAATGAAACGAAAGTGGATAAAAAAGCAGGCACAGGGATTTTAGGATATGCAGTAGATAAAGGTGTGGAACTAAACAACGGACGTGTCGGAGCACAAGAAGGACCAGACGCAGTGAGAAAAGCATTCGGAAATTTATCTGTACTTACACCATGTCCTGTATATGATTATGGGAATGTTTATCACGATCATGATCATTTAATCGATACACAAGAAGAATATGCTGATTTAGCCGCTAAAATGTTTCAAAATCATAACTATTCATTTTTAGTCGGCGGAGGCCATGATATTGCATATGCGCAATATTTAGCAATGCGCAAAGCCTATCCGGATTCTTCAATTGGTGTGATTAATATTGATGCACATTTCGATACACGTAAAGCAGACTCGTCTACTTCTGGAACAAGCTTCAGACAAATTCTTGAAAGCGATGATAATGCAGATTATTTTGTGTTAGGTATTCAATCAGCAAGCAATACAAAAAGTTTATTTGATTATGCGGATGAACGCGGTATTGAATATGTAACAGCAGATGAAATCTTGCATGAAATTTCACCAACTATCAAAGATAAAATCGATCATTTTATTAACCGCCATGATGTCATCATGTTTACAATTTGTATGGATGTTGTAGACAGTGCTTTTGCACCAGGCGTAAGTGCACCAGCGGTAAATGGCTTAACACCGCATATCATTTTAGAGTTATCTCGTCGCGTAGTGGGACATCCGAAATTAGTTTCAATCAGTGTAGCTGAAACTAACCCGTTATATGATATGGATAACCGCACAGCAAAATTAGTCGCATTGTTCTTGCATAACTTTATACATTAA
- a CDS encoding YjiH family protein translates to MELQSNSKTAQSEKGVKMWRFYVFSFIGILCFFVPVTIGGTNTIIVDHVHLWIRQLLGPAMPYVALLLIIAGAGLPIVRQDFKKSVTDFVIVLFKVLGAVIGIMYVFKIGPALLFNQDYGPFLFDKLMLPLSILIPIGAVALSLLVGYGLLEYIGVLMQPVMRPLFKTPGKSAVDAVASFVGSYSLGLLITNRVYKDGMYNKKEAVIIATGFSTVSATFMVIVANTLGLMEHWNLFFWSTLVITFAVTAISAHLPPIRGESEKYYEGQEGEKEVEVTGSRFKAAYDEAKRQSYNSLPLLKNIWLNVKDGLEMTVAILPSILSIGFVGLLLANFTPIIDWLSYIFYPFIYIFPIDDKALLAKASAISIIEMFLPSLIAVKATMAVKFVTAITSISAIIFFSALVPCILATDIKIPVWKLVFIWFIRVALTLLIAIPFALLIF, encoded by the coding sequence ATGGAACTCCAATCTAATTCAAAAACTGCCCAAAGTGAAAAAGGGGTAAAAATGTGGCGGTTTTACGTATTTAGTTTTATTGGAATTCTATGCTTCTTCGTTCCAGTGACAATCGGCGGGACAAATACTATTATTGTCGACCATGTACATTTATGGATCAGACAGCTGCTTGGTCCGGCAATGCCTTATGTAGCGTTGCTTTTGATTATAGCTGGAGCAGGATTGCCCATCGTCAGGCAAGATTTTAAAAAATCAGTGACTGATTTTGTCATTGTCCTTTTTAAAGTGCTTGGTGCAGTCATCGGTATCATGTATGTATTTAAGATTGGTCCAGCATTACTTTTCAATCAAGATTATGGCCCGTTCTTATTCGATAAATTAATGTTGCCGTTAAGTATTTTGATTCCGATAGGTGCTGTTGCACTTTCATTATTAGTAGGTTACGGATTGCTTGAATATATCGGCGTTTTGATGCAGCCGGTTATGCGTCCGCTCTTTAAAACGCCAGGTAAATCAGCAGTTGATGCGGTAGCTTCTTTCGTAGGAAGTTATTCATTAGGACTACTGATTACGAATCGTGTTTATAAAGATGGTATGTATAACAAAAAAGAAGCGGTTATCATTGCGACTGGATTTTCAACAGTATCAGCAACTTTCATGGTTATCGTAGCCAATACATTAGGTTTAATGGAACACTGGAATTTATTCTTCTGGAGTACATTAGTGATCACTTTCGCAGTCACTGCTATTTCCGCTCATTTACCGCCGATTCGCGGCGAGTCAGAAAAATACTATGAAGGTCAAGAAGGAGAGAAGGAAGTAGAAGTGACTGGCAGTCGATTTAAAGCAGCATACGACGAAGCTAAACGTCAATCTTATAATTCACTTCCATTGCTGAAAAACATTTGGCTGAACGTTAAAGATGGACTTGAAATGACGGTGGCGATTTTACCATCTATTTTGTCTATCGGTTTTGTCGGATTACTTTTAGCAAACTTCACACCGATTATTGATTGGTTAAGTTACATTTTCTATCCATTTATCTATATCTTCCCGATAGATGATAAAGCATTGCTGGCAAAAGCTTCAGCAATTTCGATTATTGAAATGTTCTTACCATCATTAATTGCAGTCAAAGCAACAATGGCTGTGAAGTTTGTGACAGCAATTACAAGTATTTCTGCAATTATTTTCTTCTCTGCATTAGTACCTTGTATTTTAGCAACGGATATTAAGATCCCAGTTTGGAAATTAGTATTTATCTGGTTCATCCGTGTTGCTTTAACACTATTGATTGCAATTCCATTCGCGTTATTAATTTTTTAG
- a CDS encoding amidohydrolase: protein MTDINQVKEWRRTFHRYPEVSYKEFETTKRIRHILEENNIKIVDYPLQTGLVAEVGQGDTVVALRTDIDALPIIEQNESDIQSTAEGVMHACGHDIHMATILAATMKLKAQEATLPGRVRILFQAAEEVGSGAQQMVEAGVLDGVKAVTGFHNDPTLKIGEFAIKTGAMTSAVDRFAIHIQGKGGHAAKPEESNDPMIILGQLMTSVQSIVSRNISAFDSAVVTIGEVSAGNTWNVIPDQAYMQGTVRTFSAETRKKVEERLQKLCDGLAKAFNAEINLEYIHLPNAVINDEVLTQKAVEAAENTGYQIKHLTEPKTIGEDFSAMSDAVPGVFAFIGSESNYDLHHPKYSPDERILEKAPDYLVELIQKIF from the coding sequence ATGACAGACATCAATCAAGTTAAAGAATGGAGACGTACATTTCATCGTTATCCAGAAGTATCATATAAAGAGTTTGAAACTACAAAACGTATTCGTCATATTTTAGAGGAAAATAATATTAAAATTGTAGACTATCCGCTTCAAACTGGTCTTGTTGCTGAAGTAGGTCAAGGGGATACAGTTGTGGCTTTACGCACAGACATTGATGCATTGCCGATAATAGAACAAAACGAAAGCGATATTCAATCAACTGCTGAAGGCGTAATGCATGCATGTGGACACGATATTCATATGGCTACTATCTTAGCAGCAACGATGAAATTAAAGGCACAAGAAGCAACATTGCCCGGGCGTGTGCGTATTTTATTCCAAGCAGCTGAAGAAGTAGGAAGCGGTGCACAACAAATGGTAGAAGCGGGTGTGTTAGACGGTGTAAAAGCAGTCACAGGATTTCATAATGATCCCACATTAAAAATCGGTGAATTTGCGATAAAAACTGGTGCGATGACATCAGCAGTAGACCGTTTTGCGATTCATATTCAAGGTAAGGGCGGACATGCAGCAAAGCCGGAAGAAAGCAATGATCCAATGATTATCTTAGGCCAGCTGATGACTAGTGTTCAATCTATCGTCAGCCGAAATATCTCAGCATTTGATTCAGCAGTTGTCACAATCGGTGAAGTATCAGCAGGCAATACATGGAATGTCATCCCTGATCAAGCATACATGCAAGGAACAGTGCGAACTTTTAGTGCAGAAACGAGAAAGAAAGTTGAAGAACGCTTGCAAAAATTATGTGATGGACTTGCGAAAGCATTTAATGCTGAGATTAATTTAGAGTATATTCACTTGCCGAATGCTGTTATAAATGATGAAGTATTAACACAAAAGGCGGTTGAAGCTGCAGAAAATACAGGATATCAAATCAAACATCTGACAGAACCTAAAACAATCGGAGAAGATTTTTCGGCAATGAGTGATGCGGTACCTGGTGTGTTTGCATTCATAGGTTCTGAAAGCAATTATGATTTACATCATCCTAAATATAGTCCGGACGAACGTATTTTAGAAAAAGCGCCTGACTATCTTGTAGAATTAATTCAAAAAATATTTTAA
- the hutI gene encoding imidazolonepropionase: MSNDLVIQNIAQLILPKKTDKPLKGKELDQLNVVEDGTVVVDNGKVVYAGPHSDEYEGKETIDATGKVVSPTLVDAHTHLVFGGSREHEMALKRQGASYLEILEQGGGILSTVKSTREATEEELFKKTDKALREIMSYGVLTVESKSGYGLDKENELKQLKVSHELEDKYGITMKHTFLGPHAVPEEAESSEAFLQEMIDLLPEVKEYADFADIFCETGVFSVEESRKYMQAAKDLGFDVKIHADEIDPLGGLGLAIDENAISADHLVASSEEDKKALHDSNTVAVLLPGTTFYLDKEGYADARGMIDNNGAVAIASDFNPGSNVTNNLQLVMTIASLKLKLSPNEVWNAVTVNAAKAIDADAGTLETGDDANFVIWDAPNYEYILYHYGINHAENVYKDGELFIDNTIKVNTESEKSKA; the protein is encoded by the coding sequence ATGAGTAATGATTTAGTAATCCAAAATATTGCACAATTAATTTTACCGAAAAAAACAGATAAACCGTTAAAAGGTAAAGAACTTGATCAATTGAATGTGGTAGAAGACGGAACAGTTGTTGTAGACAACGGTAAAGTTGTTTATGCTGGTCCGCATTCAGACGAATATGAAGGTAAAGAAACAATTGATGCGACAGGCAAAGTTGTTTCACCTACTCTAGTAGATGCGCACACGCATTTAGTATTCGGCGGTTCAAGAGAGCATGAAATGGCATTAAAACGCCAAGGCGCTTCTTACTTGGAAATTTTAGAACAAGGCGGCGGCATTCTTTCTACAGTAAAATCAACACGTGAAGCTACTGAAGAAGAACTGTTCAAAAAAACAGATAAAGCATTACGTGAAATCATGTCTTATGGTGTATTAACTGTAGAAAGTAAAAGTGGCTATGGTTTAGATAAAGAAAATGAATTGAAACAATTAAAAGTTTCTCATGAACTTGAAGATAAATATGGTATTACTATGAAACACACTTTCCTAGGACCGCATGCGGTACCAGAGGAAGCGGAATCTAGTGAAGCATTCTTACAAGAAATGATTGACTTGCTTCCAGAAGTGAAAGAGTATGCTGACTTTGCGGATATCTTCTGTGAGACTGGAGTATTTTCAGTTGAAGAATCTAGAAAATATATGCAAGCAGCAAAAGATTTAGGCTTTGATGTAAAAATTCATGCTGACGAAATTGATCCATTAGGCGGATTAGGATTAGCAATCGATGAAAATGCAATTTCTGCAGACCACTTAGTTGCTTCAAGCGAAGAAGATAAAAAAGCATTGCATGATAGTAATACAGTCGCTGTGTTATTACCAGGTACAACTTTCTACCTTGATAAAGAAGGCTATGCAGACGCACGCGGCATGATTGATAATAATGGTGCTGTAGCAATTGCATCAGACTTCAACCCAGGTAGTAACGTGACTAACAATCTTCAATTGGTAATGACAATTGCCAGCTTGAAATTGAAATTATCTCCAAATGAAGTTTGGAATGCAGTTACAGTTAACGCTGCTAAAGCGATTGATGCAGATGCAGGTACGTTAGAAACTGGCGATGACGCAAACTTCGTTATCTGGGATGCGCCAAACTATGAATATATTCTTTATCATTATGGTATCAACCATGCTGAAAATGTATATAAAGACGGAGAATTATTTATCGATAATACAATCAAAGTCAACACTGAATCTGAAAAAAGCAAAGCTTAA
- a CDS encoding LysR family transcriptional regulator, translating to MKIVQLEYFLAVVRYNSFTKAAQFLHISQPSLTTSIKKMEADLGYPLFIRTTKELKITEKGIQFYKYAQSLVDTYHKTLDRMYDLNISDAPRINFSILESTSSWIAMVIQQHHHEYEKQRYQILEQHSMETIISSLLNFDVHFALSNEKIERDSIVSVPLYNEPYVLITPKDAIKESVQKADDLQHLPLILPNRQYQVRKHLDEYFKHLNIHPNIVLETDRFEAATTFVHRGLGYTIIPRFYYQSFSANHLNAVKIKPSIERTIYINYLEQRKLSEPANTLIDECISYWKI from the coding sequence ATGAAAATCGTACAACTGGAATATTTTTTAGCTGTAGTTCGTTATAACAGCTTTACAAAAGCCGCTCAATTTTTACATATCAGCCAACCTTCACTAACCACTTCTATTAAAAAAATGGAGGCAGATTTAGGTTATCCTTTATTTATTCGAACGACTAAAGAATTGAAAATTACTGAAAAAGGTATTCAGTTTTATAAATATGCTCAATCTCTTGTAGATACCTATCATAAAACTTTAGACCGTATGTATGATTTGAATATTTCAGATGCGCCGCGAATAAATTTTTCTATTTTAGAATCCACAAGTTCTTGGATCGCGATGGTCATACAGCAGCATCATCATGAGTATGAAAAACAACGTTATCAAATCTTGGAGCAGCATAGTATGGAAACTATTATTTCAAGCTTGTTGAATTTCGATGTGCACTTTGCATTGTCTAATGAAAAAATAGAACGAGATAGTATTGTTTCTGTACCTTTATACAATGAGCCGTATGTTTTGATTACACCAAAAGATGCAATTAAAGAATCTGTTCAAAAAGCAGACGACTTGCAGCATCTCCCGCTCATCTTGCCGAATCGTCAATACCAAGTAAGAAAGCATCTTGATGAGTACTTTAAGCATTTAAATATCCATCCTAATATTGTGTTAGAAACTGATCGTTTTGAAGCAGCAACCACATTTGTGCATCGTGGATTAGGTTATACCATCATCCCGCGCTTTTATTATCAATCTTTTTCGGCCAATCATTTAAATGCTGTCAAAATCAAACCGTCGATTGAACGGACCATTTATATCAATTATTTAGAACAGCGAAAATTATCTGAACCAGCCAATACATTAATCGATGAATGTATCTCTTATTGGAAAATATAA
- a CDS encoding flavin reductase family protein, with product MKQFDPNELTQKDNYKLLSGSVLPRPIAFVTSQDKEGNINAAPFSFFNVVSSNPPMIMISTGHLNGKRKDTSVNIETMGEFVVHISQLSMIEGINETAAPLAPEENELERTDFKTVPSSIVDVPAIEGASIRFECKLDRLIELGDDESGNDLIIGRVVQYHIDDDVYMDPYKIDVKALQPVGRLAGNDYAKLGEEFVIQRPTE from the coding sequence ATGAAGCAATTTGATCCAAATGAGTTAACTCAAAAAGACAATTATAAATTATTGAGCGGAAGTGTGCTGCCGCGTCCAATCGCTTTTGTGACGTCTCAAGATAAAGAAGGCAATATCAATGCAGCGCCATTTAGCTTCTTTAACGTGGTAAGCAGTAATCCACCAATGATTATGATTTCTACAGGACATCTCAATGGCAAACGTAAAGATACATCAGTAAATATCGAAACGATGGGAGAGTTTGTTGTACACATTTCTCAACTTTCAATGATTGAAGGGATTAATGAGACAGCAGCGCCTCTAGCGCCAGAAGAAAATGAGCTAGAACGTACTGATTTTAAAACAGTCCCTTCTAGTATAGTAGATGTGCCGGCGATAGAAGGTGCAAGCATCCGTTTTGAATGTAAATTAGATCGTCTTATTGAATTAGGAGATGACGAATCAGGAAATGATTTAATAATCGGACGCGTTGTACAATACCATATAGATGATGATGTCTATATGGATCCATACAAGATTGATGTAAAAGCATTACAGCCTGTAGGTCGTTTAGCAGGCAATGATTATGCGAAATTAGGAGAAGAGTTTGTGATTCAACGTCCTACTGAATAA
- the hutU gene encoding urocanate hydratase, with protein sequence MTKEVTANGRQIKAKKGLEIECKGWEQEAVLRMLYNNLDPEVAEHPDKLVVYGGIGKAARNWEAFDAIVDTLRRLEDDETMLVQSGKPVAVFKTHKEAPRVLLSNSVLVPKWANWEHFHELDKKGLMMYGQMTAGSWIYIGSQGIVQGTYETFAELANQHFGGSLKGTITLTAGLGGMGGAQPLAVTMNEGVVIGVDVDPTRIEKRIDTRYCDIITYSLDEALEKAQEAKEAGKPLAIGLVGNAPEVYEEILKRDFPIDIITDQTSAHDPLNGYVPEGLSLEEADKLREENPEQYVRLSSQSMKKHVSEMLEFQKRGAVAFDYGNNIRQVAFDEGEEHAFDFPGFVPAYIRPLFCEGKGPFRFAALSGDPKDIERADQAMRELFPEDEKLMRWLDMASEKIAFQGLPSRIAWLGYGERAKMGLKLNELVRNGEISAPIVIGRDHLDSGSVASPNRETESMKDGSDAVGDWAILNALINTAAGGSWISFHHGGGVGMGYSLHAGMVVVADGSDRAEERLKRVLTTDPGMGVVRHADAGYEIAIETAKEKGVDIPMLKEQDSNE encoded by the coding sequence ATGACTAAAGAGGTAACTGCAAACGGCAGACAAATCAAAGCAAAAAAAGGTTTAGAAATCGAATGTAAAGGATGGGAACAAGAAGCGGTTCTACGAATGTTGTATAACAACTTAGATCCAGAAGTTGCAGAACATCCTGATAAATTAGTAGTTTATGGCGGTATTGGTAAAGCAGCCAGAAACTGGGAAGCATTTGATGCAATTGTCGATACATTACGTCGTTTAGAAGATGATGAGACAATGTTGGTACAATCTGGTAAGCCTGTTGCTGTTTTCAAAACACATAAAGAAGCACCTCGTGTGTTACTTTCAAACTCTGTGTTAGTACCTAAGTGGGCTAATTGGGAACATTTCCATGAATTAGATAAAAAAGGCTTGATGATGTACGGTCAAATGACTGCAGGAAGCTGGATTTATATCGGTTCTCAAGGTATTGTTCAAGGTACTTATGAAACATTTGCAGAATTAGCAAATCAACACTTCGGCGGTTCATTAAAAGGTACAATTACATTGACTGCAGGATTAGGCGGTATGGGTGGTGCACAACCGCTAGCAGTAACAATGAATGAAGGTGTTGTAATCGGTGTAGATGTGGATCCTACACGTATTGAAAAACGTATTGATACGCGTTATTGTGACATCATCACTTATTCTTTAGATGAAGCATTAGAAAAAGCGCAAGAAGCGAAAGAAGCAGGCAAACCATTAGCAATCGGTTTAGTGGGTAATGCACCTGAAGTTTATGAAGAAATTTTAAAACGCGACTTCCCGATTGATATCATTACTGACCAAACTTCAGCACATGATCCATTAAATGGTTATGTTCCAGAAGGTTTATCTTTAGAAGAAGCGGATAAATTACGTGAAGAAAATCCAGAACAATATGTGAGATTATCTTCTCAATCAATGAAAAAACATGTATCTGAAATGTTAGAATTCCAAAAACGCGGTGCTGTAGCATTCGACTATGGTAATAACATTCGTCAAGTTGCTTTTGATGAAGGAGAAGAACATGCATTTGACTTCCCAGGATTCGTTCCAGCTTATATTCGTCCATTATTCTGTGAAGGTAAAGGACCTTTCCGTTTCGCAGCATTAAGTGGGGACCCTAAAGATATCGAACGTGCTGACCAAGCAATGCGCGAGCTTTTCCCTGAAGATGAAAAATTAATGCGCTGGTTGGATATGGCAAGTGAAAAAATTGCATTCCAAGGGTTACCATCTCGTATTGCTTGGTTAGGCTATGGCGAACGTGCAAAAATGGGATTGAAATTGAATGAACTTGTAAGAAATGGCGAAATTTCAGCACCGATTGTTATCGGTCGTGACCACTTAGATTCAGGTTCAGTAGCATCACCTAACCGTGAAACTGAATCAATGAAAGATGGTTCAGATGCAGTAGGTGACTGGGCAATTTTAAATGCTTTAATTAATACAGCAGCAGGCGGTTCTTGGATTTCATTCCACCATGGCGGCGGTGTTGGCATGGGCTATTCATTACATGCTGGTATGGTTGTTGTTGCCGATGGTTCAGACCGTGCAGAAGAACGATTAAAACGTGTATTAACGACAGATCCGGGTATGGGTGTAGTAAGACACGCAGATGCAGGATATGAAATTGCGATTGAAACAGCGAAAGAAAAAGGTGTCGATATTCCAATGTTAAAGGAGCAAGATTCTAATGAGTAA
- a CDS encoding SulP family inorganic anion transporter encodes MRVERYAEEWQGNIKDNVFAGILIALSALPGAIAYSFIVGMNPSIGLLSMGIMTIVLSLTAGRTLMITGPSSGIALVAAPLVASHGPMYLIAASMVMGVLQILFGIFKVGWLIDRIPIAVVIGFMNALALLLMSSQVPSIFGISTATYIFAILSFLIIWLVPRWIKFIPAPLISIIILTIIAHTIHPHLKYVHDLADIHVVIPKLQWEVLPLFTNTHALSVILGYGLTMAIVGTLQSLLTAKALDVLTNVRSNENQESMAQGLANFASGLFGGFGGSALVGQSKFNVKIGATARFSTLVTAFFLLLTIYVLGPVISLIPMVVLATVLISIAFNTFDRRTWIAIKKAPVQNTATILITMIVTLTTNNLAFGVISGTIIYFIVNFFKKGWDKDDRHQSS; translated from the coding sequence GTGAGAGTTGAACGTTATGCAGAAGAGTGGCAAGGAAATATTAAAGATAACGTATTTGCAGGTATTCTAATTGCTCTTTCAGCATTGCCTGGTGCGATTGCTTATTCATTTATAGTCGGCATGAATCCATCTATCGGCTTATTGAGTATGGGGATTATGACGATAGTACTCAGTCTGACGGCCGGACGTACATTGATGATTACTGGTCCAAGCAGCGGTATTGCTTTAGTAGCAGCACCGCTTGTAGCCAGCCATGGACCGATGTATTTAATTGCTGCCAGTATGGTAATGGGTGTTTTACAAATACTATTTGGAATCTTTAAAGTAGGTTGGTTGATTGATCGTATCCCTATAGCAGTTGTTATTGGTTTTATGAACGCATTAGCGCTACTTTTAATGTCTTCTCAGGTGCCGAGTATATTCGGTATTTCAACTGCAACATACATTTTTGCGATACTTTCTTTTTTAATCATTTGGCTTGTACCGCGCTGGATTAAATTTATACCAGCACCGCTTATTTCAATTATTATTTTAACCATTATCGCACATACAATTCACCCTCATTTGAAATATGTGCATGATTTAGCAGATATTCATGTGGTGATTCCGAAGTTGCAATGGGAGGTTCTGCCGTTATTTACTAATACACATGCTTTATCAGTTATTCTTGGTTATGGATTGACGATGGCGATAGTCGGTACACTGCAATCTCTTTTAACTGCTAAAGCGTTAGATGTTTTAACAAATGTAAGAAGCAATGAAAATCAAGAATCTATGGCACAAGGATTAGCTAATTTTGCTTCTGGTTTGTTTGGTGGTTTTGGCGGCAGTGCATTAGTAGGACAATCTAAATTTAATGTGAAAATAGGGGCTACAGCACGTTTTTCTACTTTAGTCACGGCATTTTTCTTATTGCTCACTATCTATGTATTAGGTCCTGTAATTTCATTGATTCCCATGGTAGTGTTGGCTACGGTTTTAATATCAATCGCATTTAACACTTTTGACAGAAGAACTTGGATAGCAATTAAAAAAGCGCCTGTTCAGAATACAGCGACTATTTTAATCACAATGATTGTCACTTTGACTACAAACAACTTAGCTTTCGGTGTCATTTCCGGGACAATTATCTATTTTATCGTTAATTTTTTCAAAAAAGGATGGGATAAAGATGACAGACATCAATCAAGTTAA